One genomic region from Clostridiales bacterium encodes:
- a CDS encoding DegT/DnrJ/EryC1/StrS aminotransferase family protein, translating into MIFIDKHGEAAGAVLGALDGWDTVMRLERYAARLTGRNAVALSTADAAIDTALFLCGAGRGDYVFVPTFTFYSYIASVAHAGAIPVFLDCDPTTRCVSPDALDAAFVWAELQNKPPKAVIVDNAFGAVAELDILKPICTARNVPLIELALDGRGGEYNGKPLGASGDYGIIGHDKRLRGGGSVLLLNAEDRLAALGFSRYAYSEGENHDYRMNEFLSALWLNQAEVSDKLSVRAHKNLHALCKALDCVAPPTKGDSAVYAFVRAAGMMSELRNAGYDVKKPPPVHTLDRYKDCHYFEHERGYSVSDSLSDYCFIGTDMSAGKRNKLIRMLKS; encoded by the coding sequence ATGATATTTATCGACAAACACGGTGAAGCCGCGGGCGCGGTACTCGGCGCGCTCGACGGTTGGGATACGGTCATGCGGCTCGAACGCTACGCGGCGCGGCTGACGGGCAGGAACGCGGTCGCGCTGTCGACTGCCGACGCGGCGATCGATACCGCGCTCTTTCTGTGCGGCGCGGGGCGGGGCGATTACGTGTTCGTGCCGACCTTCACGTTCTATTCGTACATAGCGTCGGTTGCGCACGCGGGCGCGATCCCCGTATTCCTCGACTGCGACCCGACGACCCGATGCGTTTCGCCCGACGCGCTCGACGCGGCGTTCGTGTGGGCGGAGCTGCAAAACAAGCCGCCGAAAGCGGTTATTGTCGACAACGCGTTCGGCGCGGTCGCCGAGCTCGACATTCTCAAACCCATTTGCACGGCGCGTAACGTTCCGCTTATCGAGCTCGCGCTCGACGGGCGAGGCGGCGAGTACAACGGTAAACCCCTGGGCGCAAGCGGCGATTACGGAATAATCGGGCACGACAAACGCTTGCGCGGCGGCGGCAGTGTGCTGTTGCTCAACGCCGAGGATAGGCTTGCCGCGCTCGGGTTTTCGCGGTACGCGTACAGCGAGGGTGAGAATCACGACTATCGCATGAACGAGTTCCTATCCGCGCTGTGGCTCAACCAGGCAGAGGTATCCGACAAGCTAAGCGTCCGCGCGCACAAGAACCTACACGCGCTGTGCAAGGCACTCGACTGCGTTGCGCCGCCCACAAAAGGCGATTCCGCCGTGTATGCGTTCGTCAGGGCGGCGGGCATGATGAGCGAGCTGCGCAACGCCGGCTACGACGTTAAAAAGCCCCCGCCCGTGCATACGCTCGATAGGTATAAGGACTGTCACTACTTCGAGCACGAGCGCGGGTATTCGGTGAGCGACAGCCTTAGCGACTACTGCTTTATCGGCACGGATATGTCGGCGGGCAAGCGCAATAAGCTTATAAGAATGCTGAAAAGTTGA
- the tuf gene encoding elongation factor Tu: MAKAKFDRSKPHVNIGTIGHVDHGKTTLTAAITMVLAAKGLAEQMRYDQIDKAPEEKARGITINTSHVEYQTANRHYAHVDCPGHADYVKNMITGAAQMDGAILVVAATDGVMPQTREHIVLARQVGVPKIVVFMNKTDQVDDPEMLELVEMEVRELLSNYGFDGDGAPVIPGSALKALEAAQGGKADDPACECIMKLMEAVDAYIPTPERDVDKPFLMPVEDIFTITGRGTVATGRVERGVIKMGDPVEIVGIKATRSSTVTGIEMFRKMLDTAQSGDNAGILLRGVDRKDIERGQVIAKPGSITPHTEFKAEVYVLKKEEGGRHTPFFNGYRPQFYFRTTDVTGLVELPKGVEMVTPGDNVTMTVTLIHPIAAEKGLRFAIREGGRTVGSGVITEIIK; this comes from the coding sequence ATGGCAAAGGCAAAATTCGATAGAAGCAAGCCGCACGTAAACATCGGTACCATTGGCCACGTCGACCATGGTAAAACCACTTTGACTGCGGCTATCACAATGGTGCTTGCGGCTAAGGGTTTGGCTGAGCAGATGCGCTACGACCAGATCGATAAAGCGCCCGAAGAAAAGGCGCGTGGTATCACCATTAACACCTCGCACGTCGAGTACCAGACGGCTAACCGTCACTACGCGCACGTTGACTGCCCTGGGCACGCGGACTATGTTAAAAACATGATTACCGGTGCGGCGCAGATGGACGGCGCTATCCTCGTCGTTGCGGCTACCGACGGCGTTATGCCTCAGACCCGTGAGCACATCGTTCTTGCGCGTCAGGTCGGCGTTCCGAAGATCGTTGTTTTCATGAACAAGACCGATCAGGTCGACGATCCCGAAATGCTCGAACTTGTCGAGATGGAAGTTCGCGAACTTCTTTCCAACTACGGCTTTGACGGCGACGGCGCGCCCGTTATCCCCGGCTCGGCGCTTAAAGCACTCGAAGCTGCGCAGGGCGGCAAGGCTGACGATCCCGCTTGCGAATGCATCATGAAGCTTATGGAAGCTGTCGACGCGTATATCCCCACGCCCGAGCGTGATGTCGATAAGCCCTTCCTTATGCCCGTCGAGGACATCTTCACGATCACCGGCCGCGGCACTGTTGCTACCGGTCGTGTAGAGCGCGGCGTTATCAAAATGGGCGATCCCGTCGAAATCGTCGGTATCAAAGCGACCCGTTCTTCGACCGTTACCGGTATCGAGATGTTCCGCAAGATGCTTGACACCGCGCAGAGCGGCGACAACGCAGGTATTCTTCTTCGTGGCGTAGACCGCAAAGATATCGAGCGCGGACAAGTTATCGCTAAGCCCGGTTCGATCACCCCTCATACCGAGTTCAAGGCTGAGGTGTACGTTCTTAAAAAGGAAGAGGGCGGCCGTCACACCCCGTTCTTCAACGGCTACCGTCCGCAGTTCTACTTCCGCACGACCGACGTTACCGGCTTGGTCGAGCTCCCGAAGGGCGTAGAGATGGTTACCCCCGGCGACAACGTAACGATGACCGTTACGCTTATCCATCCCATCGCTGCCGAGAAAGGCTTGCGCTTCGCTATCCGCGAAGGCGGCCGTACGGTCGGCTCGGGTGTTATCACCGAGATCATTAAATAA
- a CDS encoding 30S ribosomal protein S12 — MPTINQLVRKGRQKVEYKSMSPILDNNPQKRGVCLSVTTTTPKKPNSALRKIARVRLVNKMEGTVYIPGIGHNLQEHSVVLVRGGRVKDLPGVRYHIIRGALDTAGVAKRKQARSKYGAKKAK, encoded by the coding sequence ATGCCTACGATCAACCAGCTTGTTAGGAAAGGTCGTCAAAAGGTCGAGTACAAGTCGATGAGCCCTATTCTCGACAACAACCCGCAGAAACGCGGCGTGTGCTTGTCCGTCACCACGACTACGCCTAAAAAGCCCAACTCCGCTTTGCGCAAGATCGCTCGTGTGCGTCTTGTCAACAAGATGGAAGGTACGGTTTATATCCCCGGTATCGGTCACAACCTGCAAGAACACTCGGTTGTGCTCGTCCGCGGTGGGCGTGTGAAGGACTTGCCGGGTGTGCGTTATCACATCATACGCGGTGCATTGGACACTGCGGGTGTGGCAAAGCGCAAGCAAGCTCGCTCAAAGTACGGCGCGAAGAAAGCGAAGTAA
- the fusA gene encoding elongation factor G codes for MARQFSLQNTRNIGIMAHIDAGKTTTSERILFYTGKVHKIGEVHDGGATMDWMVQEQERGITITSAATTTQWQTAPDQPMVRINLIDTPGHVDFTVEVERSLKVLDGAVAVFCAKGGVEPQSETVWRQADKYGVPRIAYVNKMDINGANFFNVLNMMKTRLGAHPVALQIPIGKEDTFKGMVDLVTMKAEIYEDDLGKTINETEIPAEYKAQADEYRQILLEAVAETDDALMEKFFAGEELTVDEIRTAVRKATIDMTMNPVFCGSSYKNKGVQKLLDAVVYYLPSPIDIAHIKGTDKDGKEAERKTDDNEPFAGLAFKIAADPYVGKLAFFRCYSGVCPAGSYVLNSTKDKKERIGRLLLMHANSRTDIDEVRAGDICAIVGLKDTTTGDTLCDASHPIILESMEFPEPVIRVAIEPKTKAGQEKMTMALIKLAEEDPTFKTYTDQETGQTIIAGMGELHLDIIVDRLLREFKVEANVGKPQVAYRETIRKKVEAEGKYIRQSGGKGQYGHCKVIMEPLEQGQGYVFEDKTVGGSVPKEYIPAVDNGIQEARMSGILAGYECVDFKVTLYDGSYHEVDSSEMAFKIAGSMAFKDGMKKGDAYLLEPIMKVDVTLPDEYLGDVMGNVSSRRGTIFGTDLVNGSQIIHAEIPLSEMFGYATDLRSRTQGRGNYTMQFDHYAEVPRNIAEKVIGERAKAQA; via the coding sequence ATGGCAAGACAATTTTCATTGCAAAACACGCGCAATATCGGTATCATGGCGCACATCGACGCGGGCAAGACCACGACGAGCGAGCGTATTTTGTTCTACACCGGCAAGGTGCACAAGATAGGCGAGGTTCACGACGGCGGCGCGACCATGGACTGGATGGTTCAGGAGCAGGAACGCGGTATAACCATTACTTCCGCGGCTACGACCACGCAGTGGCAGACCGCTCCCGATCAACCGATGGTGCGTATCAATCTTATCGACACACCCGGGCACGTTGACTTCACGGTCGAGGTTGAGCGTTCGCTTAAAGTTCTCGACGGTGCGGTTGCGGTATTCTGCGCCAAGGGCGGCGTCGAGCCTCAGTCCGAGACCGTTTGGCGTCAGGCGGACAAGTACGGCGTACCGCGCATTGCGTACGTCAACAAGATGGACATCAACGGCGCGAACTTCTTCAACGTGCTCAACATGATGAAGACGCGCTTGGGCGCGCACCCCGTTGCGCTCCAAATCCCCATCGGCAAGGAAGACACCTTTAAGGGCATGGTCGACCTTGTTACCATGAAGGCGGAAATCTACGAGGACGACCTCGGCAAGACCATTAACGAGACCGAGATCCCTGCGGAATACAAGGCGCAAGCCGACGAGTACCGCCAGATCCTTCTCGAAGCGGTCGCCGAAACGGACGACGCGCTCATGGAGAAGTTCTTCGCGGGCGAGGAACTCACCGTCGACGAGATCCGCACCGCCGTGCGTAAAGCTACTATCGACATGACCATGAACCCCGTGTTCTGCGGTTCGTCGTATAAGAACAAGGGCGTACAAAAGCTTCTCGACGCCGTCGTTTACTACCTGCCCAGCCCTATCGATATCGCGCATATCAAAGGCACGGACAAGGACGGCAAAGAGGCGGAGCGTAAAACGGACGATAACGAGCCGTTTGCCGGTCTTGCATTCAAGATCGCTGCCGACCCGTACGTGGGTAAGCTCGCGTTCTTCCGTTGTTACAGCGGCGTTTGCCCTGCGGGTTCGTACGTTCTCAACTCGACCAAGGACAAGAAAGAGCGTATCGGGCGTTTGCTCCTTATGCACGCCAACTCGCGTACCGATATCGACGAGGTTCGCGCGGGCGATATCTGCGCCATAGTCGGTCTTAAAGATACGACAACGGGCGACACGCTCTGCGACGCTTCGCACCCGATCATTCTCGAAAGCATGGAGTTCCCCGAGCCCGTTATCCGCGTCGCTATCGAACCCAAGACCAAAGCCGGTCAGGAAAAGATGACGATGGCGCTTATCAAGCTCGCCGAGGAAGACCCCACGTTCAAGACCTACACCGACCAGGAAACCGGTCAGACCATTATCGCGGGTATGGGCGAGCTTCACCTCGACATTATCGTCGACCGCTTGCTCCGCGAGTTCAAGGTCGAAGCCAACGTCGGTAAGCCGCAGGTCGCGTACCGCGAGACCATTCGCAAGAAAGTCGAAGCCGAAGGCAAGTATATCCGTCAGTCGGGTGGTAAAGGTCAGTACGGTCACTGTAAGGTCATTATGGAACCGCTCGAACAGGGTCAAGGCTACGTGTTCGAGGATAAAACGGTCGGCGGTTCCGTACCGAAGGAATATATCCCCGCTGTCGACAACGGCATTCAGGAAGCGCGCATGAGCGGTATCCTTGCCGGCTACGAATGCGTCGACTTCAAAGTCACGCTGTACGACGGAAGCTACCACGAAGTCGACTCGTCCGAAATGGCGTTCAAGATCGCAGGCTCTATGGCGTTCAAGGACGGTATGAAGAAAGGCGACGCGTACCTGCTCGAACCTATCATGAAGGTCGACGTTACGCTCCCCGACGAGTACCTCGGCGACGTTATGGGTAACGTTTCGTCCCGTCGCGGCACGATATTCGGTACCGACCTTGTAAACGGCAGCCAGATCATCCACGCCGAGATCCCGCTCAGCGAAATGTTCGGTTACGCAACCGACCTTCGCTCGCGCACTCAGGGTCGCGGCAACTACACTATGCAGTTCGACCACTACGCCGAAGTACCGCGCAATATTGCGGAGAAGGTTATTGGCGAGCGCGCCAAAGCCCAAGCATAA
- a CDS encoding anaerobic ribonucleoside-triphosphate reductase activating protein: protein MDKYVKISGLQKLTLLDFPEHTACTLFVPGCNFRCPYCHNSELLAADVEFYDEREVFDFLKKRSGVLEGVCVTGGEPTIYTDLDRLLREIKSLGYLVKLDTNGFLPDRLKALLDAELIDYVAMDIKNSPERYAEAVGLYADRFDVAPVQRSIELIMNSGVDYEFRTTIAAELFDEKSIEDAARMIKGAKRYFLQAFVMRDTVPSKTLTPPPPSVLSRYLEIAKRYVPNAKIRGE from the coding sequence TTGGATAAGTACGTTAAGATAAGCGGTCTGCAAAAACTGACCTTGCTCGATTTCCCCGAGCACACGGCTTGCACGCTGTTCGTTCCGGGCTGTAATTTCAGATGCCCGTACTGCCATAACAGCGAGCTGCTCGCCGCCGACGTAGAGTTCTACGACGAGCGCGAGGTTTTCGACTTTTTGAAAAAGCGTTCGGGCGTTCTGGAAGGCGTGTGCGTGACGGGCGGCGAACCGACGATCTATACCGATCTCGATAGACTGCTTCGCGAGATCAAGTCGCTTGGTTATCTCGTAAAGCTGGACACGAACGGGTTTTTGCCCGACAGGCTGAAAGCCTTGCTCGACGCCGAGCTTATAGACTACGTGGCAATGGATATTAAGAACTCGCCCGAGCGTTACGCCGAGGCGGTCGGGCTGTACGCCGACAGGTTTGACGTTGCGCCCGTGCAAAGATCGATAGAGCTTATTATGAACAGCGGGGTGGACTACGAGTTCAGAACGACGATCGCCGCCGAGCTGTTCGACGAAAAAAGCATAGAGGACGCGGCGCGCATGATTAAAGGCGCTAAACGGTATTTCCTGCAAGCGTTCGTAATGCGTGACACTGTTCCGTCCAAAACGCTAACGCCCCCGCCGCCGTCCGTTCTTTCGCGGTATTTGGAGATAGCAAAAAGATACGTTCCCAACGCGAAGATAAGAGGGGAGTAA
- the rpsG gene encoding 30S ribosomal protein S7 has protein sequence MPRRSGVPKRDVLPDPIYNSKVVTKLVNQIMLDGKKGTAQAIVYDAFSIIKEKMSLEPVDVFNQAMANVKPQLEVKARRVGGSTYQVPLEIRADRQQTLAIRWIVMFARKRGEKTMDERLAGELIDAYNNTGAAVKRKEEMHRVAEANKAFAHFRW, from the coding sequence ATGCCTAGAAGAAGCGGGGTCCCCAAACGGGACGTTTTACCCGATCCTATCTATAACAGCAAGGTCGTGACCAAGCTTGTCAACCAAATCATGCTTGACGGCAAGAAAGGCACGGCCCAGGCTATCGTTTATGACGCTTTTTCTATTATAAAGGAAAAGATGTCGCTCGAACCCGTTGACGTGTTCAATCAGGCTATGGCTAACGTCAAGCCGCAACTCGAAGTCAAGGCGCGCCGTGTAGGCGGCTCGACTTATCAGGTTCCGCTTGAAATCCGTGCCGATCGTCAACAAACCCTCGCTATCCGCTGGATCGTCATGTTCGCACGCAAACGCGGCGAGAAAACCATGGATGAGCGTCTTGCGGGCGAGCTCATCGACGCTTACAACAATACCGGCGCGGCAGTCAAGCGCAAGGAAGAAATGCACAGAGTTGCTGAGGCGAACAAGGCGTTCGCGCACTTCCGCTGGTAG
- a CDS encoding zinc ribbon domain-containing protein, with protein sequence MPEYDEEFYMNATIDRLDDLAVNGDDDACVFYIMRKIEASELTEADVARLDGPLKNLNRNAACVGAMVYEKRSIFADEEKELFSYAIIEQDNDGAAHKRLTKSYKASADIIDKIDLRLMRTAIDFWAAETIRGKTSRLDVRAERMTKDSGYPDYKSALIVALSITEPSGRATEFDNVYVAYLRGKDERKALSRLQDELTEEISQIAEKCGVPYGEIKIDGRTCYRFGGGAGAQRTNGTPDHVNILSNAEVDIRVADDGRLGRTVCAHCGGTLDDNGVCTACGRKHEKTDDGIVIHKSKDMEALLCTQCGSPVNIDAGGKTAVCPYCGTTFAVNGSSLAAGVFGINYEDIKADMPIGATLPDIKFVRASVADDKIAAVMPESFIVMPEAMRRIKYNANAPKHIYTTPDGTVNFNLNFTGALSETDVFDAGSKMLGMMKSVFPNAKFGEAQKLTTPRNIFKFELLTAALDQSVYNVMFIFSIDGKQGVGSWNCLGKDRWFWAPIFDLAIRTMSF encoded by the coding sequence ATGCCCGAATACGATGAAGAATTTTACATGAACGCCACAATCGATCGGCTTGACGATCTCGCCGTGAACGGCGACGACGACGCTTGCGTGTTCTACATAATGCGAAAGATCGAGGCGAGCGAGCTTACCGAAGCCGACGTTGCGCGGCTTGACGGTCCGCTCAAAAACCTCAATCGCAACGCGGCGTGCGTGGGCGCAATGGTGTACGAAAAACGCTCGATATTCGCCGACGAGGAAAAAGAGCTGTTCTCGTACGCGATCATCGAGCAGGACAACGACGGCGCGGCGCATAAACGCTTGACCAAGTCGTACAAGGCTTCGGCGGATATTATCGACAAGATCGACCTGAGGCTTATGCGAACGGCTATCGATTTTTGGGCAGCGGAAACAATACGCGGAAAAACCTCGCGGCTGGACGTGCGCGCCGAACGCATGACGAAGGACAGCGGGTATCCCGATTACAAAAGCGCGCTTATCGTCGCGCTGTCGATCACCGAGCCGAGCGGCAGGGCGACCGAGTTCGATAACGTGTACGTGGCGTACCTGCGCGGCAAGGACGAGCGAAAAGCATTGTCGCGGTTACAAGACGAGCTCACCGAGGAGATCTCGCAGATCGCCGAAAAATGCGGCGTGCCGTACGGCGAGATCAAGATAGACGGGCGCACCTGCTATCGGTTCGGCGGAGGCGCGGGAGCGCAGCGCACGAACGGCACGCCCGACCACGTTAATATTTTGTCTAATGCCGAGGTCGATATCCGCGTGGCGGACGACGGTCGGCTCGGTCGAACGGTTTGCGCGCACTGCGGCGGCACGCTCGACGATAACGGCGTTTGCACGGCGTGCGGGCGCAAGCACGAAAAGACGGACGACGGCATAGTCATTCACAAGAGCAAGGACATGGAAGCCTTGCTGTGCACGCAGTGCGGCTCGCCCGTAAATATCGACGCGGGCGGAAAGACGGCGGTCTGTCCGTACTGCGGCACTACGTTTGCGGTCAACGGCAGTTCGCTCGCGGCAGGGGTGTTCGGTATTAACTACGAGGATATCAAGGCGGATATGCCGATAGGCGCGACTCTTCCCGATATCAAGTTCGTGCGCGCGAGCGTGGCGGACGACAAGATTGCGGCGGTCATGCCCGAAAGCTTTATCGTCATGCCCGAGGCGATGCGGCGAATAAAGTACAACGCCAACGCGCCCAAGCACATATATACAACGCCCGACGGCACGGTCAATTTCAATCTTAATTTTACGGGCGCGCTTAGCGAGACCGACGTGTTCGACGCGGGGAGCAAAATGCTCGGCATGATGAAAAGCGTGTTCCCCAACGCCAAGTTCGGCGAAGCGCAAAAGCTGACCACTCCGCGCAATATCTTTAAGTTCGAGCTGTTGACCGCCGCGCTCGACCAGAGCGTGTATAACGTAATGTTCATCTTCTCGATAGACGGCAAGCAAGGCGTGGGGTCGTGGAACTGTCTCGGCAAGGACCGCTGGTTTTGGGCGCCCATCTTCGACCTGGCAATCAGAACAATGTCATTCTGA